In Theobroma cacao cultivar B97-61/B2 chromosome 7, Criollo_cocoa_genome_V2, whole genome shotgun sequence, the genomic window ataatatccaCCTTTGTGCCACTCTAGAGTTTCATTTGGCCGGCTTGTGTAATTGGAAATCTAAATTTAACACATTGGAAATTCcgaaattaatattttaaaattaccccttttattttaaaaaattaattaattaattaattttatgggGTTTTGAGTGTACTTTTGTACTTATAAACAAAGGTCAATTATGTAAATTTAATTAGTCCAAGCTGTTGGAATCAAAATCGATAATCAAGGAAATTATAATGCCTTAATTCTCTGTGACTCAGTATAAAATCTAGCTGTAAAGataattaattcttttataacaattataaattcatttatataattgaaaaaataaataaaaaatatttttctatagTAATCATATGTAAGGtgaattgttttttctttatataaagTTACCAAGTTGCAGTTGTGGATAGTTGAATTGAAGTTCCAAAGACATAAGACAGTAAGCCCTGCAGAGCGAGTTTGTGTTGTTCTCTCCTTTAAAAGCATCATGTCTGTCAGGTTTTACTacttcttctcttcttctttgagATAAATCTTGATGTCCTTTCTTTTAATAACATGAAAGTGAGACATAACAAGACCAGCTACCTACTGAGTTCTCATGAAGTACTCTCTCTACTTCctgttgctgctgctgctgctgtcAGCTTGCAACTTGAAAACTGAAACAGCTTTGGGTTGGTAAGTTGAATGAAATCTTTGTCTGTTGGCGGTTTGGTTTTTTGTTATCTTTATCAtgagtttttttattattttattttcaaaaggGTTGCCTCTTTTGTGGAgatattttagttttgaattCTGGGTTCTTATCCTTTCTTTCTGTTTTCCTATTGGATTTGCTTAAACCATGAGAAAAGTCCGGTTTTTGAGTTGTAGATGACTTGGgactctttaaaaaaaaaaaaaaaagtttaatgcTTGGAACTAAGTTCAAGTTCTCTCACTTCCTCAATATTTCTGGTTGGTTTTATACTTTGTAGACTTCCAAATTCTATAATATTCTCTCtatggaaaaaaattattgtgtttttaTGATATGATCTGTTTCCCATGTTTGGTTGCTtggaaaatataatttttttaattttaaatgtgatttatttcattctttttttgtttccagATTTAGGATAAAAAGTCCTTTTCTAGGCTTCTAGGATGCTTTGCAGCTTTATTCTAGGTGGTCTTACCcagatttaatttctttaaatatttagtaattGTGCAAGGCTTTTTctggttttctttttcattttacacCTTAGATTTCCAGAAATAGTACCCTTTTCTCATTAGCCTCTGACATGGAAAATAGGAAGGCAAAAACCTAGATTTTTTTGCTAGGTTTGGTTTCATCTTTAGGGGTATTTATATGTGTTTTCCTGCTGGTTTACTGGATCTGcaattttcactttttctcaTAGATTCTATACTTTTGACTTGAAatagtctctctctcttcctcttaCTGTATTGTTCCATAATTCTTTTTACAGGTATACATTCTTTTTTGGTAGTGCTTTATTTTCCATCAGTAGGGGTTAGATTGGATACCATAGCTGTGGCTTGGGATgcacttctttttctttgtctgTTCCCTTGGTAAGCACTAacaatatgtttttttttttttgcctttttattttcagtGATTAAACAGATAAATTCGATGCAAGATGGAATTTTCTGACTGTACAAGAGTTTTGTTCAATAGAATCTGGAAACTTGAACCTGAGAATGCCGCAAAGGTTATAGGGATTCTTCTTTTGCAAGGCTATGGTGACCAAGAGATGGTTCAGTTGGCTATGTGTCCTGATATGGTTATCCAGGAAGTAATTTACAAAGCCAAGGCTGAACTGCAACAGCTACCTCTTAAATCAGGGTCACCTCCTATATCCCCTTCCATGAACTCGGCCCCTGGTTCAGAATTCCCCTCACAGTTCACTTCCTTTTCACCACCTGTCTCCTCCAGGCCCTTTTTGTCTCCCAGGAGCTTCCAGGTCACATCTCCATATTGGGAGCAACAACTAGCTGCAAAGCATAACTCTGATTTTATGCCGTCGGCTTACTTGGATTCTGTATCTGAACTGCAAAGTCAATCTCAGTTGTTGAGCCTGGAGGAGCAGATAGAGTCTTTAAACTTAGGAAATGGtggattttcaaatgattattGTTATTCAGATGCTGTATTGGGTAATCTTGGTGTGAGAACAGAACGTCGGCATCCAAACCTGCCTGACTTTCCAGTTAAGACTTGTCATTATTTCAACAAAGGTTACTGTAAGCATGGAAGTAATTGTAGGTACTTCCATGGCCAAGTCTCGGACAACTTCCCTCATATGTTTGGTAATAATTCAATGGATGCTGTTAATGAAGATCCCTTTATCTCGCTTGAGAAGTTAGAGCTGGAAATTGTAGAGCTCCTGAAATCAAGGAGAGGGGAGCCTGTTTCAATTGCATCTCTCCCTTTGTTATATTATGAGAAATACGGTAAAGTTCTTCAGGCAGATGGTTATCTCACTGAAAGCCAGAGGCATGGCAAAGCAGGCTACAGTTTGACAAAGCTTCTTGCTAGATTGAAAAATAGTATTCGAGTAATTGACAGGTATGATTTATGAATTATGATCTTCTATATAAGAGATTAACCTTGAGGATTCAACTGACCGACTCTTCTGTGATTGAGTCACAGACCTCATGGACAGCATTCAGTCATTTTGGCTGAAGATGCACCCAAGTATATGGAAAATCGAAATGATAGAAGTGATCCAGGTCCAATTGTTAGTGGATCGCGTCAGATATATCTTACATTCCCAGCTGAGAGCACTTTTACTGAAGATGATGTCTCCAACTATTTCAGGTAACATGATCTTGAAGCTTTTTGCATGCTTATTTGCAGTTATATAATCAGTATCCCCAAggtttcttatttttcttgttcttaATTGCAGCAATTATGGACAAGTTGAAGATGTAAGGATTCCCTGCCAACAGAAACGGATGTTTGGGTTTGTAACCTTTGTCAGTGCAGATactgtgaagatgattttggcCAAAGGAAATCCACATTATGTCTGTGGAGCTCGTGTTCTTGTGAAACCTTACAGGGAAAAGTCAAAGCTGGTTGACaggtaaataaaattatttctcgTTTTCCATTTCCACATTTGGAAATCCATGAATGGAATGCAGAATATGATAACTCCATTGTTAAATTATGTGGTTTCTTAATCATGTTGCAGTATGGTTTTGTCATAGCTTTGGACTCTCATTTTTTCATGGCACTTATTCCAAAAGTTAGACTTCTTTTTCTGCTTTCTGAAACATTAATCAGCAAATTCTATAGGCTTTCTAGCTTGTTTTCTTCTTCCGTACTTTCGAGTCCCATGTTAAGGTTTGGTTTTCATGCAGGAAGTACCAGGACAGAATTGAGTCTCCAATGTACTATTCTCCGCACTAT contains:
- the LOC18593366 gene encoding zinc finger CCCH domain-containing protein 18, whose amino-acid sequence is MEFSDCTRVLFNRIWKLEPENAAKVIGILLLQGYGDQEMVQLAMCPDMVIQEVIYKAKAELQQLPLKSGSPPISPSMNSAPGSEFPSQFTSFSPPVSSRPFLSPRSFQVTSPYWEQQLAAKHNSDFMPSAYLDSVSELQSQSQLLSLEEQIESLNLGNGGFSNDYCYSDAVLGNLGVRTERRHPNLPDFPVKTCHYFNKGYCKHGSNCRYFHGQVSDNFPHMFGNNSMDAVNEDPFISLEKLELEIVELLKSRRGEPVSIASLPLLYYEKYGKVLQADGYLTESQRHGKAGYSLTKLLARLKNSIRVIDRPHGQHSVILAEDAPKYMENRNDRSDPGPIVSGSRQIYLTFPAESTFTEDDVSNYFSNYGQVEDVRIPCQQKRMFGFVTFVSADTVKMILAKGNPHYVCGARVLVKPYREKSKLVDRKYQDRIESPMYYSPHYIDMEPELHSIPRGYAMSRLFRKQFIEDPEQIFELERRRPLEMHMTQKSQAHQSYFGYSMDGLKVSEDQLNFPSTEFNYLMEAFNTSTASDEKIKRLETNTDQESEGLNLPDSPFASPIASGISTVI